One region of Anthonomus grandis grandis chromosome 22, icAntGran1.3, whole genome shotgun sequence genomic DNA includes:
- the LOC126748183 gene encoding trypsin-1-like, translated as MNLLVCLLIIFKLVYLCEPSIVKADPKRILINSAEQANVDIKADRELTNREHLRRKRYLGLSRKYKLNKRYQECVGPGDAKGHCKHLTFCPIDILTGRKGTLEYLCVIERTYVGVCCPDDVALSGLIGSQLVQDLPAGGEDYDENNNVTGCGIPAEGRSNKSAQGARVQQWPWLAALYHPNDLEQGTGQQFCGGALITDTHVLTAAHCLQGLSPQDLHVRLGEYDFSKTNETRSQDYQVAEINMHEDFDLASYENDIAIIRLVQPTTFNTYIWPVCLPPVTDKTYEEEIVTVAGWGQKSYAGLTSEILLQVAIPVWNQTMCVDSFLQKITEKNLCAAGYEGGKDSCQGDSGGPLMYQLKNGRWITIGIVSWGIECGSQGKPGIYTRVDKYIPWIIHHTIVKE; from the exons atgaatttgttAGTTTGTTTGCTTATTATTTTCAAGCTAGTGTATCTTTGTGAGCCTTCAATTGTTAAAGCAG acccaaaaagaattttaattaatagtgCTGAACAGGCAAACGTAGATATTAAGGCCGATAGGGAACTTACTAATAGAGAACACCTTCGACGAAAAAGATATTTGGGATTAAGTAGAAAATACAAG TTGAACAAACGATACCAAGAATGTGTAGGGCCAGGTGATGCAAAAGGACATTGCAAACATTTGACATTTTGTCCTATTGATATATTGACCGGCAGGAAGGGAACATTAGAGTACTTATGTGTTATAGAAAGAAC GTATGTTGGTGTTTGCTGTCCAGATGATGTGGCTTTAAGTGGCTTAATAGGCTCCCAATTAGTTCAAGACTTACCTGCTGGAGGAGAGGATTACGATGAAAATAACAATGTTACAG gttgtGGTATTCCAGCTGAGGGTCGCTCAAATAAATCGGCTCAAGGGGCTAGAGTACAACAATGGCCTTGGCTTGCTGCTCTTTACCACCCCAACGATCTGGAGCAGGGCACTGGTCAGCAATTTTGTGGTGGGGCGCTAATTACCGACACTCATGTATTAACCGCTGCGCATTGCCTTCAGGG ACTTTCCCCTCAGGACTTACATGTTAGACTTGGGGAATACGATTTCTCTAAAACCAACGAAACTCGTTCACAGGATTATCAAGTGGCCGAGATTAATATGCATGAAGATTTTGACTTAGCTAGTTATGAAAATGATATTGCAATTATAAGATTAGTACAACCGACGACTTTTAATACTTACATCTGGCCCGTGTGCCTTCCGCCAGTAACAG ataaaaCATATGAAGAAGAAATAGTAACAGTAGCAGGTTGGGGTCAAAAGAGCTATGCAGGACTGACGTCGGAGATACTATTGCAAGTGGCAATTCCTGTATGGAATCAAACTATGTGTGTTgatagttttttgcaaaaaataactgaaaagaACTTATGTGCTGCTGGTTATGAAGGTGGAAAGGATTCTTGCCag GGAGACTCAGGTGGGCCACTCATGTACCAGTTAAAAAATGGCAGATGGATTACAATTGGAATCGTGTCTTGGGGAATAGAATGTGGCAGTCAGGGCAAACCTGGGATTTATACCAGAGTCGATAAGTACATACCTTGGATTATTCATCACACTATTGTTAAAGAATAg